Proteins encoded in a region of the Paenibacillus sp. W2I17 genome:
- a CDS encoding pirin family protein yields the protein MINVIPSDARSSFDRGWLRGSHSFSFGEYQDPENTAFGPMRVANDDVIAPGRGFGAHPHSDMEIVSIVLNGKLRHEDNLGNVAVTGFGGIQRMSAGSGMIHTEHNASDTEEVRLLQLWFMPQTRGLEPSYETTSFDPAALAGALVPIVSPDGGPRVATIHQDMTIYLGRLAKDETLTFNQDPGRRMYIFSIEGKLGLDGEYLLNEGDTARVEQQDSIELQGNEDTFYMIIDLP from the coding sequence ATGATTAACGTCATTCCATCCGATGCCCGCTCCAGCTTCGATCGAGGCTGGCTCCGTGGTAGTCACAGCTTTTCATTCGGAGAATACCAAGACCCGGAGAATACGGCGTTTGGACCGATGCGGGTAGCGAACGACGATGTGATTGCGCCTGGTCGCGGTTTTGGAGCTCACCCGCATAGTGATATGGAGATTGTATCCATCGTACTGAACGGCAAGTTACGACATGAAGATAACCTGGGCAATGTAGCCGTTACAGGTTTCGGTGGTATTCAGCGAATGTCAGCAGGCAGTGGCATGATTCATACCGAACATAATGCATCCGATACCGAAGAAGTACGATTGCTTCAGCTCTGGTTCATGCCACAGACAAGAGGGTTGGAGCCCTCCTATGAGACCACATCATTTGATCCAGCGGCATTGGCAGGAGCACTCGTGCCGATTGTATCCCCAGATGGGGGGCCGAGAGTTGCGACCATTCATCAGGATATGACGATTTACCTTGGCCGATTAGCCAAAGACGAAACGTTAACCTTTAATCAGGATCCGGGCCGCCGAATGTACATTTTCTCCATCGAAGGCAAGCTGGGATTGGATGGAGAGTACCTGTTGAACGAAGGCGACACGGCTCGTGTGGAACAGCAGGATTCAATCGAACTGCAAGGAAACGAAGATACGTTCTATATGATTATTGATTTGCCGTAG
- a CDS encoding spore germination protein — protein MADKTSGKDKSRQPGRASEEKKHIPLGLPSPPFLRQPISAVHETQIQAVKEIFSDCSDVVFRNVMITAEVKGLLVYIEGIVNSADIQEHMLRPIIRGLVQQRTDEPDVPLDDTRVELTQVKRVETWAAATEGVLASSALLVVDGSAEAWMFNVKGGVRRGVEEPQTESVIRGPREGFTETLRVNTALLRFKLKTPSLKIVSMTLGTETKTDIVLTYLEDIADPKTIQDVKKRLEKINIDGILESGYIEELIEDHPYSPFPQMHYSERPDTVAGNLLEGRFAIMVDGTPFALIAPVTMWQMLQASEDYYERFFISNLVRWIRFLFVAIALFLPALYIAITTFHQDMLPTTLILSIAGAREAIPFPALVEALIMELSFEALREAGVRLPKTVGQAVSILGALVIGQAAVQAGIVSAPMVIIVSMTGIASFTIPRFNFAITVRLLRFPIMLLAGMFGLYGIVIGLVLISVHLTQMTSFGVPYLSGLSPYSKTDTKDILIRVPWWKMINRPSTVHDNQKRMNEKINGSPEAEEGW, from the coding sequence ATGGCGGACAAAACATCTGGGAAAGACAAGTCCCGACAACCGGGACGAGCTTCAGAAGAGAAAAAACATATCCCTTTGGGACTGCCGTCCCCGCCTTTTCTGCGGCAGCCGATTAGTGCAGTACATGAAACTCAGATTCAGGCGGTAAAGGAGATATTCTCCGATTGCTCGGATGTGGTTTTTCGCAACGTCATGATTACAGCTGAAGTGAAAGGACTTCTGGTCTACATCGAAGGCATTGTTAATTCGGCTGATATTCAGGAGCACATGCTGCGTCCGATTATTCGAGGTCTGGTGCAGCAGCGCACAGATGAACCCGATGTTCCGCTGGACGATACACGCGTAGAGCTGACGCAGGTGAAACGAGTTGAAACTTGGGCTGCTGCGACAGAAGGTGTGCTTGCATCCTCTGCACTTCTGGTGGTCGATGGAAGTGCCGAAGCCTGGATGTTCAATGTCAAAGGTGGCGTAAGACGCGGTGTGGAGGAACCTCAGACGGAATCGGTCATTCGGGGGCCACGAGAGGGGTTTACCGAAACGTTACGTGTGAATACGGCTTTGCTGCGGTTCAAGCTGAAAACACCTTCTCTCAAGATCGTGAGCATGACCCTTGGCACAGAAACCAAGACCGATATCGTTCTAACCTATCTGGAGGATATAGCTGATCCTAAAACGATTCAGGATGTCAAGAAACGTCTGGAAAAAATAAATATCGACGGCATCCTGGAGAGTGGGTATATCGAGGAGTTAATTGAGGATCATCCGTATTCTCCTTTTCCACAGATGCACTATTCGGAGCGTCCGGATACGGTAGCAGGCAATCTGTTGGAAGGGCGGTTTGCCATTATGGTAGATGGTACTCCCTTTGCGTTGATTGCTCCAGTCACGATGTGGCAGATGCTGCAAGCCAGCGAGGATTATTACGAACGATTCTTCATCAGTAATCTGGTGCGTTGGATTCGATTTTTGTTCGTAGCCATCGCTCTATTTCTGCCAGCGCTATACATCGCTATTACGACATTTCATCAGGACATGCTGCCAACCACATTGATACTGAGTATTGCCGGGGCACGGGAAGCTATTCCTTTTCCGGCACTGGTTGAAGCTCTCATCATGGAGCTATCCTTCGAGGCACTTCGTGAAGCAGGAGTCAGGTTACCGAAAACGGTAGGGCAGGCCGTCAGTATCTTGGGTGCCCTTGTAATTGGGCAGGCAGCCGTTCAGGCAGGGATTGTATCTGCACCGATGGTTATTATCGTATCCATGACAGGTATCGCTTCCTTTACGATTCCGCGGTTTAATTTTGCGATTACCGTTCGTCTATTGCGTTTTCCAATCATGTTACTGGCTGGCATGTTCGGACTGTATGGCATCGTGATCGGTCTGGTCCTGATTTCGGTACATCTGACCCAGATGACCTCATTTGGTGTGCCTTATCTGTCGGGTCTTAGCCCATACAGCAAAACGGATACCAAGGATATTCTCATTCGTGTGCCGTGGTGGAAAATGATCAATCGTCCATCTACCGTCCATGATAACCAGAAACGGATGAATGAGAAGATTAATGGTTCCCCCGAAGCAGAGGAAGGGTGGTAA